AATAGGGGCCTCTTTAAAGACAAGGAAAACTTTATGACCAAGAGAAGCAAGGTAATTAACAATCCTTATATCTAAAATAACTTCTCCAGCCTCGTCTGCCAGCCACATGAGCTTTTTTTTCTGTCTTTTTTCAATTATAGACCCGCCACCTTCAATTCCAAGGAAGGAAAAAAAGTCTTTTACACCATTACCAAAAAACTTTTTATCAAAGCACTTTTGTAATTTTTTGCTGTCAATATGATGATCTTTGTCCCAGAAAATATCTGGCTGCCCTATTAAAGCAATAAACCGCCTAAGTTCAATATATTCTAACTTTCTTCTAATTTCCGACAAAGAGTCTGGAACTCCTGTTTCTCTGTTTACTCTTATATTGTCAATGGCTGTTTTAAACAGATTTGACTCAAGGAAATTTCTAACCAGCATATTTTTTTCAGCCTTAATTTTAAAATAAGGATCGCTTATTCCAGACTGATTAATAAAAATTTTAAAAAGCCTTTTTTCAAGCCTTGAAGGAATCATCATAAGATCCCTTGTTTCATGATCAAATTTTATACTTAAAAGAGCTTTTAAAAACGGTTTTTTTTCTTCATCTGAGACAAAATCATCAACAAGTTTAAAAATTCTTTCTTTTACTTTTGAGTATATAAATTCAAGCTCAGGATTTTTGCTCCTGGAAATTATTCTATGAAACATTTCATCAGTACAGGGATAATAATGAATTTTCTCATGCTTCATATAAACCATAAACCCAATCTGTTCAGGAGAAGCAACCTCATCGGGATAAATGGAATGATCAAGGTGATTTTCAATAAAAAAGATAGCATAAAACGCATCAAATTCCGGATTTTGACCCGGGGTAAAATTAATCACAAAAACCTCCGATGAAGTTAATTTTATAAGCAAATTCAAACTTAGTTAAATTTTTTTTGTTGTTTTTTATAAACTTAAAAAATTTAATTCAAGTTAAAACTTAATTTGAGTACCTGGTAGGATCTTTAACACCTGCTTTTTCAAATCCTTTTTTTCTTATTTCACAACTATCACATTTTCCACAAGATCTCCCTTTTTCATCGGGATTGTAACAGCTGGATGTCAGTCCATAATCCATTCCAAGTTCTATTCCTTTTTTAATTATCTGATCTTTAGAAAGTTTGGCAAGAGGGGTGTGGATTTTAAAAGGATTTCCTTCAATTCCTTTTTTGGTTCCAAGATTTACAGCCTTTGAAAAAGCTTCAATAAATTCAGCTCTGCAATCAGGATATCCACTATAGTCAATTGTAGTAACCCCTATAAAAATATCGTCTGCTCCAATAACTTCTGCATAGGAAACAGCATAGGAAAGAAAAATTATATTTCTTGAAGGAACATAGGTAATAGGGATTTCCTTATTGTTTTCCTTAAAATCAGGAACATTCATTTTTTTATCAGTAAGAGCTGAGCCTCCTATAAGGGACATATCACTGTTAATTATAAGATGTTCAGCTACTCCAAGAAATTTTGAAGTTTGTTTTGCAAAATCAAGTTCTTTTTTGTGTCTTTGATTATAATCAAAGGAGATTGCAAACACATCAAAACCCATATCTTTAGCAATAGCTGTACAGGTTGCTGAATCAATTCCACCGCTTAAAAGCACCACAGCCTTTTTTGTATTCATTTTACACTCCCCTCATTGACTCAGGCCAAATTACTTTATGCATCTGGATTTGCATCCTTGAATCAGACTTTTCCTTAATTACCCATGAAGCAAGATCCCTTAAATCAGTTTTTCCAAATACAGGAGAAAAAATTATATTTTCAGGTCTTATTTTTAAATTTGATTTTTTTATTAAATCAACAGCAAAATCAAAATCTTTTTTGTTTTCAACAACAAACTTAAGCTGATCTTCATTTTCAAGCTTTTCAAGATTGGAATAAAGATTAAATTTATCCATTTTACTTGAAGGGGTTTTAATATCCATTATTTTCACACAGGATTTTTCAACAAGATCAAGATCATAACTTCCGTTTGTTTCTATAAGGGTTTTAAAACCTTTACTTAAAAGCACTTGAATAAGCTTGGGAGTGTTTTCCTGTAATAGAGGCTCTCCTCCTGTTATTTCTACAAGATTTACTTTGTAAGAATCAATTTTTTCTAAAATTGATTCTATTTCAACAGCTATTCCTTGATTAAAAGAATATTTGGTATCACAATATGAACATCTCAGGTTGCAGCCTGTAAGCCTTATCATCACACAAGGCCTTCCCTGATCAAGGCCTTCTCCCTGGATGGAGCAAAAAATTTCATTTACAATAAGTTTCATATTTACTCATGAATTTGCAATTTAAGCCGATTTATATTAAAA
This window of the Desulforegulaceae bacterium genome carries:
- the queC gene encoding 7-cyano-7-deazaguanine synthase QueC, with product MNTKKAVVLLSGGIDSATCTAIAKDMGFDVFAISFDYNQRHKKELDFAKQTSKFLGVAEHLIINSDMSLIGGSALTDKKMNVPDFKENNKEIPITYVPSRNIIFLSYAVSYAEVIGADDIFIGVTTIDYSGYPDCRAEFIEAFSKAVNLGTKKGIEGNPFKIHTPLAKLSKDQIIKKGIELGMDYGLTSSCYNPDEKGRSCGKCDSCEIRKKGFEKAGVKDPTRYSN
- a CDS encoding radical SAM protein; translation: MKLIVNEIFCSIQGEGLDQGRPCVMIRLTGCNLRCSYCDTKYSFNQGIAVEIESILEKIDSYKVNLVEITGGEPLLQENTPKLIQVLLSKGFKTLIETNGSYDLDLVEKSCVKIMDIKTPSSKMDKFNLYSNLEKLENEDQLKFVVENKKDFDFAVDLIKKSNLKIRPENIIFSPVFGKTDLRDLASWVIKEKSDSRMQIQMHKVIWPESMRGV